A stretch of Coccidioides posadasii str. Silveira chromosome 2, complete sequence DNA encodes these proteins:
- a CDS encoding uncharacterized protein (EggNog:ENOG410PPEN~COG:S~MEROPS:MER0031431~BUSCO:12174at33183): MAPLPRKALLAITSAHPPFWPDGKRTGLFFSEALHPFNELTAAGFEVDVASETGTFGWDEHSLTQEYLSKEDEKVLHSEHNHFMEKMNKQVFKAGDLAPHDYGLMFVCGGHGALYDFPHAKHLQNIAQDIYKRGGVIGAVCHGPAMLPGIHDENGDSVIKDKTVTGFTTKGEIMIKVIDKMREDHLHTIADMAQTANAEYVPPEDPWDDFCKVDGRIVTGANPQSATNTARDTIKVYEGIVNE, from the coding sequence ATGGCACCGCTTCCGCGAAAGGCTTTGCTTGCAATAACCAGTGCGCACCCGCCGTTCTGGCCGGACGGGAAGAGGACAGGGCTCTTTTTCTCTGAGGCCCTTCACCCGTTCAACGAACTTACTGCGGCGGGCTTCGAAGTTGACGTTGCGTCCGAGACGGGAACATTTGGATGGGATGAGCATTCTCTCACCCAAGAATATCTATCCAAAGAGGACGAAAAAGTCTTGCACTCTGAGCACAATCACtttatggagaagatgaacaaGCAGGTGTTCAAGGCCGGTGATTTAGCGCCACACGATTACGGACTGATGTTTGTATGTGGAGGGCACGGGGCATTATATGATTTCCCGCATGCCAAACATCTTCAAAATATTGCGCAAGACATCTACAAACGCGGTGGGGTCATTGGTGCAGTGTGTCACGGTCCAGCTATGCTACCAGGAATCCATGACGAGAATGGCGACTCGGTCATTAAGGACAAGACTGTCACTGGGTTCACAACAAAAGGCGAGATCATGATTAAGGTCATCGATAAGATGCGGGAAGATCATCTCCATACTATCGCCGATATGGCTCAGACCGCCAACGCCGAATATGTTCCTCCCGAAGACCCCTGGGACGACTTCTGCAAAGTCGACGGCAGGATCGTCACGGGTGCAAACCCGCAGAGCGCAACAAATACGGCTAGGGATACGATCAAAGTGTACGAAGGCATTGTTAACGAATAA
- a CDS encoding uncharacterized protein (EggNog:ENOG410PS1Y~COG:O) has protein sequence MASGSEKEYTVIGAWTRYSSWTARVTTLLDFYEIPYEAVITSLEEATKLSHSGLVPALTVHSLGEDIQVNDSLAILEFLAEAHPDLPFWPKDRALRALARSAVARMHSGLCRTLQATCGTNFLGQYTGNVPISDDAIVEAKRTLALWSQLRKKTAERLKELGQDDKGFLFGEFGIADSVFWPVLWRFRSYGLPLDSATPEALAWMRQMWAHPKMKAIQQGYHRQGKRAETVIPAYDNIFKDRLDVQYSWFPEDWELTP, from the exons ATGGCTTCTGGTTCAGAGAAGGAATACACCGTCATTGGTGCCTGGACTCGATACTCGA GCTGGACGGCGCGCGTTACTACTCTGCTAGACTTCTACGAGATCCCCTATGAAGCGGTGATCACATCGCTCGAAGAG GCCACGAAGCTCTCCCACTCCGGCCTCGTCCCCGCTCTTACCGTCCACTCATTGGGAGAAGACATCCAGGTCAATGACTCTCTTGCCATCCTCGAATTCCTCGCCGAGGCTCACCCCGATCTACCGTTTTGGCCAAAAGACCGTGCTCTCCGTGCACTAGCTCGGAGTGCTGTAGCGCGTATGCATTCTGGCCTGTGCCGTACATTACAGGCTACGTGCGGTACGAACTTTTTGGGCCAATATACGGGGAACGTGCCGATCAGCGATGATGCCATAGTAGAGGCGAAGAGGACTCTTGCGCTGTGGAGCCAGTTGAGGAAGAAGACAGCTGAGCGGTTGAAGGAACTGGGTCAGGACGACAAGGGCTTCTTGTTTGGCGAGTTTGGTATTGCGGATTCGGTGTTTTGGCCGGTGTTGTGG CGATTCCGCTCGTATGGGCTTCCTCTTGATTCTGCCACTCCGGAGGCCCTTGCCTGGATGAGGCAAATGTGGGCGCATCCCAAGATGAAGGCAATTCAGCAGGGATATCATCGCCAAGGCAAACGGGCCGAGACGGTTATACCAGCCTATGACAATATCTTCAAGGATCGTTTGGATGTACAGTACAGTTGGTTCCCGGAAGATTGGGAGCTCACGCCTTGA